The genomic region AAATGGCGCGGATATCGTCGCTGACCGTGGTGCTGACCAGAATGGGTCGCGATCCAGACGTCTCGGCGAGGTGGTTGATATAGTCGACCGTGCTGCGCGCCTTTTCGACCGTATTGATGAACGGCAGCGTGCTCTTGCGAAAATCGATGCCGTCGAACTGCGTTAGCAGGCTGTTTCCAAGGGTTTCAGCCGTGATCCCGGTTCGATCGGACACGAAAAATACGTTGACGTTTATCGACATGCGCCCAGCGTTCGTTCAGAGAAGTTGTTTTATATATGTCTTTGGGATACGTCTTTGGCCATTTTTGGCCGTTTTCAGCTTGCGGGGTCTTGAGTGAAAAAAGCAAACGTACTGTGGTTCCAGGAACTTGGCATGTCCGACGTGGAAATCGTCGGCGGCAAGAATGCCTCCCTCGGAGAAATGATCCAGCATCTGGCGAAGGCCGGGGTGCAGGTGCCGGGCGGTTTTGCGACCACAGCCAGTGCCTATCGTGAATTTCTGTCCCACGAGGGGCTCGCCGATCGCATCAACGGGATGCTCGCCGAACTGGATGTCGATGACGTTCAGGCCCTCGCGAAGACCGGCAAGACCATCCGCGAACTCTTGATCGAGGCGCCGTTTCCGGCCGAGCTGGAATCCGAGATCCGGACCGCCTACAAGACACTGATCGACGAAGCCGGCGGTCCGATCACCGTGGCGGTGCGTTCTTCGGCCACCGCCGAGGATCTTCCCGACGCTTCGTTCGCCGGCCAGCAGGAAACCTTCCTCAACATCAACGGCGTGGACAACGTGTTGCTGGCGATGAAGGAAGTCTTCGCCTCGCTGTTCAATGACCGCGCCATCGCCTATCGCGATCATCAGGGCTTCGAGCACTCGCAGGTGGCGCTGTCCGCCGGTATCCAGCGCATGGTGCGCTCGGACGAAGGCGCGTCCGGCGTGCTGTTCACGATGGACACCGAATCCGGTTTCCGTGACGCGGTGTTCGTGACCGCGAGCTACGGCCTGGGTGAGGCGGTGGTCCAGGGCGCGGTCAACCCGGACGAATTCTACGTCTACAAGCCGGCGCTGGAAGCCGGCCGCCCGGCCGTGCTGCGCCGCACCGTCGGTGCCAAGGCCAAGAAAATGATCTACACGGCCGACAAGACGCTCGGCAAGACTGTGGAGTTCGTCGATGTCCCTGTTGCCGATCGCCAGCTGTTCTGCCTCACCGACGAGGAAGTCAGCGAACTCGCCCGCTACGCCGTGATCATCGAGAAGCACTACGGCCGTCCGATGGACATCGAATGGGGCAAGGACGGTCTCGACGGCAAGCTCTACATCCTGCAGGCGCGGCCGGAAACCGTGCAGTCGCGCGCCTCGACCACCGTGCTCAAGCGCTACAAGCTCAAGGACAAGGGCCCGCTGCTGTCCACCGGACGCGCGATCGGCCAGAAAATCGGTGCCGGCAAGGTCCGCATCCTTGATTCGATCGACCAGATGAACCGCGTGCAGAAGGGCGATGTACTGGTCACTGACATGACCGACCCCGACTGGGAACCGGTGATGAAGCGCGCCTCGGCGATCGTCACCAACCGTGGCGGCCGCACCTGCCACGCCGCGATCATCGCGCGTGAACTCGGCATTCCGGCGGTCGTCGGCTGCGGTGACGCCACCGAGCTGCTCAAGGATGGCACCGAAGTCACCGTGTCCTGCGCCGAAGGCGATACCGGCAACATCTACGAGGGTCTGATCGACTTCGCTGTCGACGAAATCGCGCTCGACAAGATGCCGGAGATTCCGGTCAAGATCATGATGAACGTCGGCAACCCCGAACAGGCGTTCGACTTCGCCAGCCTGCCGCACCGCGGCGTCGGCTTGGCCCGCCTCGAGTTCATCATCAACAAGCAGGTCGCGATTCATCCGCAGGCACTGCTGGAGCTGGACAAGCAGACCCCGGAAAACCGCGCGCTGATCGACCCGATGATCGCCGCCTACAAGAATCCGCGCGACTACTTCATCAAACGTGTGGCCGAGGGCGTCGCCACGATCGCCGCCGCCTTTGCGCCGGAGCCGGTGATCTTCCGCATGTCGGACTTCAAGTCCAATGAATATGCCAACCTGATCGCCGGATCGCGCTATGAGCCACACGAGGAAAACCCGATGCTGGGCTTCCGAGGCGCCTCACGCTACATCTCCGAGAAATTCCGCCCATGTTTCGACATGGAATGCGAGGCGATGAAGTACGTGCGTGACGAGATGGGCCTGACCAATGTCCAGATCATGATTCCGTTCGTGCGCACCGTGGGCGAAGCCAGGCGCGTCAACGAGATTCTGGCGGAGAACGGGCTCAAACGCGGCGACAACGGACTCAAGCTGATCATGATGTGCGAGCTGCCATCGAACGCCGTACTGGCCGAGCAGTTCCTCGAACACTTCGACGGGTTCTCGATCGGCTCCAACGACATGACCCAGCTCACGCTGGGCCTGGATCGCGATTCGGGCCTGATCGCCCATCTGTTCGACGAGCGCGACGAGGCCGTCAAACACATGCTGCATCTGGCGATCTCGGCCTGCAAAAAGCAGGGCAAGTACGTCGGCATCTGCGGCCAGGGGCCGTCCGACCATGCTGACCTCGCGAAGTGGCTGCTGGAAGAAGGTATCGAGTCGATGTCGCTGAATCCGGATACCGTGGTCGAAACCTGGTTGTTCCTGGCAGGCCGAACCGCCTGATCGCCGGCGCAGCGCCGGAAAATCCGACGCCCGGGACCGCCAGGGTCCCGGGCGTCGCTGTGTGTGTCGGTGTCCGAAGCGCGCCTAGAGAATCTACGGCAGCTTGAGATCCTCCACCTCGATCTGAGCATCCGCCTTCAGTGCGGCACGCAGGCTCATGAAGGCCTCGGCGGCGAAACCGCGCGCACCGCGAACGCCGAACTCGATATGCGGCCGCATGCCGGGCCCGCCATGTGAGGGCAGGCTGGACAGCTTGATGCCCTCGAAACGCGCCAGGATGTCGTGCATCAGGTCCAGCAGGTCGCTCTCGCCACGTACGCCGTAGACACGCAGCCGGAATTCTTCAGGCGGTTCGGCGTTGTGCAACTGCGGCAGGCGTTCGTCCAGTACCCATTCCAGCATGGGCCAGGCCATTTCCGGGAACCCCGGTACGAAATAGCAGTGGTCGCAGGAAAAGCCAGCGATGGTGTTGATCGGATTCGGAATCAGCTCCGCCCCTTGCGGGAAGTCGGCCATGATCAGCCGGTTTCCCGACGCCTTGCCGCCGCTGCGTTGGTGAATCAGGGCGGCCGCTTCGGGGTGCCGTTCGATCGGCACACCGAAGGCCAGCGCCGCTGCCTGGCGGGTCACGTCATCGGGGGTGGCACCAATCCCGCCACACGACAGCACGATGTCGCCTTCATCGATTGCCGCGCGCAATGCGTCCGCGATGCGGGTTTCATCGTCGGCCAGGAAATGCGCGGCAGCCAGGGCAATGCCGCGCTCGTTCAGCAGCTCGATGACTCGCGTCAGATGTCGGTCCTGGCGCTTTCCCGAGAGGATTTCGTCACCTATGACGAACAATTGAACCTGATTCACGAATCGCTCCTCGGATGCCGGACTCCATTATCGCCCAGCACGAACCGGACGGCGCGATCGGCTGGCATCGCTTTTGCTGATTTATTCGCAGGGCTGGGCCACTTGGGGAATTTTAGCCATGTCGCATTCGGGCAATGCTGGCGCTGCAGCAGCGGCGCTGAATTGGAATGACTTTCCGCTGATCCTGCTTCTGAGCCTGGCTCAGGCCATCGCGGGTGGCTTGGCGCTGTCCATGCTCAGCGGCGGTGTGCTCGGGTGGCTGTTCTGGGGCGGGTTCTGGACCGGCACGCTGTGGGCCTGGGTTCCACTGGGTCTGGGATTGTTCGCCCTGCTGGTCATCGCCGGACTGCTGCCAGAGCAGACGCGCGAAGCCTTGCTCGAAATGCCGGGAGCCGACTGATGAGTACCGTCACGATCACACCGGACAGCACGGCCGCCACCCCGCCGTCCACACGCGAACGCCTGCGTTCGATCCGCACCCGCCAGCAAACCCGCATCCGGGGCTGGGTCCGGAGCAGCGAAGTCATGCGTCGCACGGTCGCCTGGCTGCTGATGCTGCTGGTCGCCGCGCTCCGGCCATTCCCGCTCCTGAAACCGCTGATGCCTCGTGCCTTGCGCCACTCCGTGGAATCCTGGGACGGCGAGATGCTGCGCGTCTACCTGGGCTCATTCGGGCGCCGCGCCTACATGGATCAACCCTGTCATATGCCGGACCCGCCGAGCTTCGCGCCCCGCATCGAATCCGACCCGCGCTGGTCATTGAGCGAAGCCGACATCCGTCAGTTCTACGAGCAGGGCTTTCTCGGACCGTTCACCTTGTGCTCGCCCGAGGAAATGGCCGAACTGCGTGAGGTTTTGTGGAAGGAGATCGAGCAGCCTTCCAAGGCCTACGGCTTCGTCACCGGCCGCGACCGCCACCTCGACTGCCCGACGGTCTGGAAACTGCTGCAGCGGCCGGAATGGACCGAACGCCTGGCTCAACTGCTGGGCCCCAATCTGCTGCTATGGCGCTCCCAGCTGTTTCTCAAGAACCCCGGCGCCGCCGAGGTGACCTGGCACCAGGCCAGCACCTACCTGTCCGAGGAAGCCTACAAGGCCACGCTGCATCCGCAGAACCGCGACGAGCTTTTTCAGTTGACGACCTGGGTCGCCTTCGACGATGTGGATCTCGAGAACGGTTGCATGCAGTTCCTCAAAGGCACGCACCGAAAGATCCATACGATGAAAATCGGCAGTAACGATGCCGAAGGCTTCGCGCGCGCACGGGTCAAGCTCGAAGCGGACACCTCCCCGGAGCATGTGGTCTCGATGCCGATGAAGGCCGGGCAGTTCGTGATATTCAGCGAGCGCTGCATCCACGGTTCACCGCCCAACCGCTCTGCGGACCGGCGTCGCTGGGGCATGGCGTTTCGCGCGATTCTGCCAAGCGTGAAAGTCTACGACGAGGAATTGCTGCACCGCGTGTTCTATCTCGAAGAGGAGTTCTCACTCGAGAATTGGGGCGCGGTCGTGCTGCGGGGCGAGGATCCGCTCGGACTCAATCGCCTGGTCGATCCGTTTCCGGAACTGCGCCGACCCACACCGACCGCCTGAGGCATTTCGACATCGAGGCCTGTCTCACTCGGTGGGGCCGGCTTCGGCATGTGACAGCGCCGTGCGCCACGGCTGGGCGGCGTGAAACAGATGCCCCTGAAACCGCTGAATGCCGATACGGCACAGCAGATGGAAGGTTTCTTCGTCTTCGACACCCTCGGCAACCACGGGGAAATTCAATTCCTTGCCGAGCGAGCAGATCGCCTTGAGCAGGGCTTGATCGACCGGGTCGGAATCGAGCCGCTGGGTAAACGCGCCATCCGCCTTCACACCATCGTAGGAGGTGCGCTTGAGCAGTTCGAATGAACTGTAGCCGCTGCCGAAATCGTCGATCCAGACCTTGTAGCCGCGTGAGCGCAAGGCTTCAAGCAGATTCGCTTCCGCCTCGGTACCGACCAGGAATTCGGTTTCCGTAATCTCCAGCACCAGATCGGCCGCAGGAACGCGCGCCGCATCCAATAGCCGGAGCAGGCGGCCCTGGAACAGCACGTCACCGATGCTGCGCGCGCTGAGATTGGCCGCGACGTACCGGCCGGGTATCCACTGGCCAGAGCTGCGCGCCTCCCCGAGCAGACGCAAGGTATTTTCGACGACCCACTCGTCGATCTGCGCGAGCAGGCCGAGTCGCCGGGCCGCCGGCAGAAAATCCCCCGGAGGAATCAGTTCGCCATGATCGCCACGCAGACGGATCAGGGCCTCATAGCCGCAGATCTTGCGTTCGGCGTTGAAGATGCATTGCAGGTGCAGCTCGAACTGGCCTCCGTCGAAGGCACCGCGCAGCCGTTGCAACCAGTTCATGGTCCGCGCCGCCTCATCGATCTCGCGCGTGCCGGGTTCGAATCGGTGCACACGGTCGCGTCCCACATCCTTTGCCACGTAGATCGCGGTATCGGCCTGAATCATCAGCGACACGGCGTCTGCCGTTCGCTCGTCAATCATCGTGAGGCCTGCGCTGATACTCAGTGCGAAGGCATGATTTTCGAAATCAAAGCGCCGCTGTCGCACCGAATCCACCAGTTCCTGGGCGCGCGCCACTGCCATCGCGGCATCGACGTCGTGCAGGATCACCGCGAATTCATCGCCTCCCATACGCGCCAGAAGATCCGTCGGCTGCAGAACACCGCGCAGCACACGCGCCACGTCACACAACAGCTTGTCACCGGCAACGTGTCCGTGCGTGTCGTTGATCACCTTGAAATGATCAACATCCAGATACAGCAGGGCGTGTTCGCGATGCACCACATGCACGTCAAGCACCGCCTTGGACAGCGAGAGCTCGAAGGCGCGGCGGTTCGGCAGGCCGGTCAACGTATCGTGCATTGCCTCGTAGGCAAGTCGCTCGGTCATCTGATGCATCACGCTGACATCGTGAAACACAAAGACGCTGCCGATCAGCGCACCGTCGCGGTCGCGCAGCGGCGCCACCGAATCGGCGATCGGGCACAGGCGACCGTCCTGACGTTGCAGGCGTGTGAAGAACGGGACGCGCGTGCCCTCCCCGCTCTTCAGCACGTCCGCCACCGGACTCGGCAGCGGCTCGCCATCCTCCGGTGAAAACAGCGGCACCGCCTCGTTGAAGGCCTTCCCGATCAGACTTTCGGCGCTGACGTCGATCATGTCCGCCGCCGCCGCGTTGCAGAAACTGATACGGCCGTCGAGATCGGTCCGAATCACGCCGTCGCCGATCGACGCCAGCGTGACCTGTGCCAGCTCACGCGATTCCCATAGCGCATCGGCGTTCAGGAGGCGCTCGCTGATGTCCTGAATCTGCGAGATGAAATGCAAGGGTTGACCCCCTTCATCACGCAGCAACGACACATCGAGCTGGGCGTGGACCACGCGAGCTTCGCGATGCAGATATCGCTTCTCGATGCGATAGCTTTCGGCCAAGCCATCCAGCAGACTTTGCACCGAATCCAGATCCAGTTTCAGGTCGTCTGGATGCGTCAGCTCCTGAAACGTCGCTCTGAGTAGCGCCGGCCGGTCATAGCCCAGCATTTCGCAGAGTTCGTGGTTGACTGCGAGAAAACGTCCTTCCAGGCTCACCAGGGCCATACCGATCGGCGCCTGCTCGAAGACCAGATCGAAACGCCGCTGACTCTGCTGTAACGGGCTGGCCTGGGAATCGGGTCCGGCATCAAGGCCTAGCACCGCTCCGGACACCCGCAGCACACGCCCCTCCACCACAACCGCGCTCAGACTGTGTCGCAGGCGAGTGGGCCGTCGCTCGCAGTGAAGTTCAAGTTCAACCGTCTGATCCTGGCCAGCCCGGCTCGACTCGATCGCGGTCTTGAGTCGTCGCTGACTCTCCGGCGAATAGCACGACAGCAGGGTTTCCACGGAAAACGGTGTATCCGCTGCCAGACCATGCAGCGCCGCACAGCTGCCGGACCACCACAGCGCCGATCCGTTGGCGTCGATTTCCCACAGACCCACTGCGGTATGCCGATCCGGCACACAGCTCGGGTCACGGTTGCGCGGCTGATTGTCCACTCGATTCGATACCGGAGGTTCGTCACCAAAGCTGGAGACGATCTTACAGCGATCGATTATCCGGGACTCGCCACCTCAGCGGGGCTCGGGACTGTGGCAAATATTGTCTATTTGAGCGTTCAGAAGTGGGCGCTGAGCGAAACGCGCAACGCCCGGGATTCAACCGGGTGGAAATGGAAGTCATCGACGCCACCGGCCTGTTCGCCGGGCAAGCGCGAGTTGTAGAAGTAGGTAATGTCGTTGTCGTCACTGTCGAACAGGTTCAGTACCGCAACTGTGAGCTTGCAGCGCCGCGTGAAGCGATAGCCCAGCTGGGTGTTGACGATGGTGGTGGCACTCGAACGTCTGCTGTTGTCCTCCAGCAGCGGTCCTGCGCCGAGGCGCCGCAGACGCAAACCGGCACTCCAGCCGCCGATTTCGGGAATGGTCAGCCCCAGCGAGAAGACATCCTCAATCGAATTGGGGATGCGGTCGCCATCGTCCGAATCGAGCCGTGCGTGCGAATTGGCATAGTCCGCGTCGATCGCCAGCCACGGCAGCGGAGCCCAGTACGCCGACAATTCGATGCCGCGGCGCTGGCTGGCGCCGCTTGGCTCGCTGGCCCCGGCATCGCCCACGTAGACCAGTTCGGAATCGAAGTTGAGGGCCCATAACGAGGCGCTGAGCGTCATGTTCGGAACGGCCGCACTGTTGATGCCGAGTTCGCCGCCGCGCGCCCGTACCAGGGGGTCCACGCCGTCCGCCGGCAAGCCACTCGCAGGATCGATCTCGATCGTGGTGCCGCGCGCGTCGTTGCTGTGGAAACCTTCTCCGTAGTTCAGATAGAACTGCGTACGCTGCCAGGGCCCGAACACCAGTGCCAGTTTCGGGCTGAGGATGCTGTCTTTTTCGTTGCCGGAATTTGCCGCCAGGTCGCTATTGACGTCGAACAGGTACAGATCCCCGCGCACGCCCAGGGTTGAGCGGAACCAATCGGTCCACTGCTGCGTGCTGCTGGCATAGATGGCGACGCTGCCCTCGCGCACACGGTCCTCACGCACGGTCGAGCTGCGCCGGCGTTGCTGCGTCAGATACAGGCCAACCGGTTTGATATCGTCATAGCGCGACTGCACACCCACTTCGAGGCCGCTCGGCACACCGAACGGCAGGCGCCAATAGCGGCGCGCATTGAGGCCATAGACCTCGCGATCATCGAACTGCTCGAACTGGTCATCCGGCAGATCGTCCGCATCACCGGGGTCCGACAGGAAATAGGTGAAGTCCGAGTACAGATCGAGCCTGTAGCGCATCGCGTAGGTCTGCACGCGCCAATGGCCGGCCTGCGCCTCACCGCGCCACTCCAAGTTGGCGCTGTATCGACGCACGTCGCCGCCATCCGTGGGATCGATGAAGCCGAACGGGTCGATCGAACCCTGCTCCACCGCGCGTTGCGGAATCTGGTCGGGCGCCTGATAGTCGATCGCATAGCCCGCCAGCGAGGCGGT from Gammaproteobacteria bacterium harbors:
- the ppsA gene encoding phosphoenolpyruvate synthase, with the translated sequence MSDVEIVGGKNASLGEMIQHLAKAGVQVPGGFATTASAYREFLSHEGLADRINGMLAELDVDDVQALAKTGKTIRELLIEAPFPAELESEIRTAYKTLIDEAGGPITVAVRSSATAEDLPDASFAGQQETFLNINGVDNVLLAMKEVFASLFNDRAIAYRDHQGFEHSQVALSAGIQRMVRSDEGASGVLFTMDTESGFRDAVFVTASYGLGEAVVQGAVNPDEFYVYKPALEAGRPAVLRRTVGAKAKKMIYTADKTLGKTVEFVDVPVADRQLFCLTDEEVSELARYAVIIEKHYGRPMDIEWGKDGLDGKLYILQARPETVQSRASTTVLKRYKLKDKGPLLSTGRAIGQKIGAGKVRILDSIDQMNRVQKGDVLVTDMTDPDWEPVMKRASAIVTNRGGRTCHAAIIARELGIPAVVGCGDATELLKDGTEVTVSCAEGDTGNIYEGLIDFAVDEIALDKMPEIPVKIMMNVGNPEQAFDFASLPHRGVGLARLEFIINKQVAIHPQALLELDKQTPENRALIDPMIAAYKNPRDYFIKRVAEGVATIAAAFAPEPVIFRMSDFKSNEYANLIAGSRYEPHEENPMLGFRGASRYISEKFRPCFDMECEAMKYVRDEMGLTNVQIMIPFVRTVGEARRVNEILAENGLKRGDNGLKLIMMCELPSNAVLAEQFLEHFDGFSIGSNDMTQLTLGLDRDSGLIAHLFDERDEAVKHMLHLAISACKKQGKYVGICGQGPSDHADLAKWLLEEGIESMSLNPDTVVETWLFLAGRTA
- a CDS encoding competence/damage-inducible protein A, which produces MNQVQLFVIGDEILSGKRQDRHLTRVIELLNERGIALAAAHFLADDETRIADALRAAIDEGDIVLSCGGIGATPDDVTRQAAALAFGVPIERHPEAAALIHQRSGGKASGNRLIMADFPQGAELIPNPINTIAGFSCDHCYFVPGFPEMAWPMLEWVLDERLPQLHNAEPPEEFRLRVYGVRGESDLLDLMHDILARFEGIKLSSLPSHGGPGMRPHIEFGVRGARGFAAEAFMSLRAALKADAQIEVEDLKLP
- a CDS encoding phytanoyl-CoA dioxygenase family protein, coding for MSTVTITPDSTAATPPSTRERLRSIRTRQQTRIRGWVRSSEVMRRTVAWLLMLLVAALRPFPLLKPLMPRALRHSVESWDGEMLRVYLGSFGRRAYMDQPCHMPDPPSFAPRIESDPRWSLSEADIRQFYEQGFLGPFTLCSPEEMAELREVLWKEIEQPSKAYGFVTGRDRHLDCPTVWKLLQRPEWTERLAQLLGPNLLLWRSQLFLKNPGAAEVTWHQASTYLSEEAYKATLHPQNRDELFQLTTWVAFDDVDLENGCMQFLKGTHRKIHTMKIGSNDAEGFARARVKLEADTSPEHVVSMPMKAGQFVIFSERCIHGSPPNRSADRRRWGMAFRAILPSVKVYDEELLHRVFYLEEEFSLENWGAVVLRGEDPLGLNRLVDPFPELRRPTPTA
- a CDS encoding EAL domain-containing protein — encoded protein: MDNQPRNRDPSCVPDRHTAVGLWEIDANGSALWWSGSCAALHGLAADTPFSVETLLSCYSPESQRRLKTAIESSRAGQDQTVELELHCERRPTRLRHSLSAVVVEGRVLRVSGAVLGLDAGPDSQASPLQQSQRRFDLVFEQAPIGMALVSLEGRFLAVNHELCEMLGYDRPALLRATFQELTHPDDLKLDLDSVQSLLDGLAESYRIEKRYLHREARVVHAQLDVSLLRDEGGQPLHFISQIQDISERLLNADALWESRELAQVTLASIGDGVIRTDLDGRISFCNAAAADMIDVSAESLIGKAFNEAVPLFSPEDGEPLPSPVADVLKSGEGTRVPFFTRLQRQDGRLCPIADSVAPLRDRDGALIGSVFVFHDVSVMHQMTERLAYEAMHDTLTGLPNRRAFELSLSKAVLDVHVVHREHALLYLDVDHFKVINDTHGHVAGDKLLCDVARVLRGVLQPTDLLARMGGDEFAVILHDVDAAMAVARAQELVDSVRQRRFDFENHAFALSISAGLTMIDERTADAVSLMIQADTAIYVAKDVGRDRVHRFEPGTREIDEAARTMNWLQRLRGAFDGGQFELHLQCIFNAERKICGYEALIRLRGDHGELIPPGDFLPAARRLGLLAQIDEWVVENTLRLLGEARSSGQWIPGRYVAANLSARSIGDVLFQGRLLRLLDAARVPAADLVLEITETEFLVGTEAEANLLEALRSRGYKVWIDDFGSGYSSFELLKRTSYDGVKADGAFTQRLDSDPVDQALLKAICSLGKELNFPVVAEGVEDEETFHLLCRIGIQRFQGHLFHAAQPWRTALSHAEAGPTE
- a CDS encoding TonB-dependent receptor; this translates as MRVRLAVGCSCAFAVLPAVHAGGVPAVKLKPVEVIGERALDEPIQSATEGYVTADQLEQRPISRSGELLEFVPGLIVTQHSGEGKANQYFLRGFNLDHGTDFYTEVDGLPVNMRSHGHGQGYADINFIIPELIGSMDYRKGPYYANTGDFSAAGSANLRYVDELPEGLAELTLGEYGYRQALLAGSPTVGKGKLLIGLQAGMYDGPYDLDQDAESYRALMRYNQGTPRGGFTASLAGYAIDYQAPDQIPQRAVEQGSIDPFGFIDPTDGGDVRRYSANLEWRGEAQAGHWRVQTYAMRYRLDLYSDFTYFLSDPGDADDLPDDQFEQFDDREVYGLNARRYWRLPFGVPSGLEVGVQSRYDDIKPVGLYLTQQRRRSSTVREDRVREGSVAIYASSTQQWTDWFRSTLGVRGDLYLFDVNSDLAANSGNEKDSILSPKLALVFGPWQRTQFYLNYGEGFHSNDARGTTIEIDPASGLPADGVDPLVRARGGELGINSAAVPNMTLSASLWALNFDSELVYVGDAGASEPSGASQRRGIELSAYWAPLPWLAIDADYANSHARLDSDDGDRIPNSIEDVFSLGLTIPEIGGWSAGLRLRRLGAGPLLEDNSRRSSATTIVNTQLGYRFTRRCKLTVAVLNLFDSDDNDITYFYNSRLPGEQAGGVDDFHFHPVESRALRVSLSAHF